From Microbacterium croceum, a single genomic window includes:
- a CDS encoding 3-hydroxybutyrate dehydrogenase, protein MTLSATARGTDLKGRTALITGAASGIGAACAMSFAEAGAHVLVADRDADGAARVAASIGGEALVIDLGDLDALAAGTFDADILVNNAGIQTVAPIVDFDPLVFRRMLDIMVTAPFLLTRAVLPGMYARGWGRIVNISSVHGIRASEFKSAYVTAKHALEGLSKVTALEGAVHGVTSNCLNPGYVRTPLVEKQIADQARVHGIPESEVIEKVMLVESAIKRLLEPGEVADLALWLCGDTAASVTGASYAMDGGWSAR, encoded by the coding sequence ATGACGCTGTCGGCGACCGCACGCGGCACGGATCTGAAGGGCAGGACCGCTCTCATCACGGGAGCGGCCAGTGGGATCGGTGCCGCGTGCGCCATGTCGTTCGCGGAAGCGGGTGCGCACGTGCTGGTCGCGGATCGCGACGCCGACGGCGCTGCGCGCGTGGCCGCGTCGATCGGCGGAGAAGCCCTGGTGATCGACCTCGGCGACCTCGACGCCCTCGCCGCCGGCACGTTCGACGCGGACATCCTGGTCAACAACGCCGGCATCCAGACCGTCGCGCCGATCGTCGACTTCGACCCGCTGGTCTTCCGCCGGATGCTCGACATCATGGTCACCGCACCCTTCCTGCTCACCAGGGCGGTGCTGCCGGGCATGTACGCCCGCGGCTGGGGGCGCATCGTGAACATCAGCTCGGTGCACGGCATCCGCGCGAGCGAGTTCAAGTCCGCCTACGTGACCGCCAAGCACGCGCTCGAGGGCCTCTCGAAGGTCACCGCCCTGGAGGGCGCGGTGCACGGCGTCACCAGCAACTGCCTCAACCCCGGGTATGTGCGCACGCCGCTGGTCGAGAAGCAGATCGCCGACCAGGCGCGCGTGCACGGCATCCCCGAGTCCGAGGTGATCGAGAAGGTCATGCTCGTCGAGTCCGCCATCAAGCGACTGCTGGAACCGGGAGAGGTCGCGGATCTCGCGCTCTGGCTCTGCGGCGACACCGCCGCCTCGGTGACCGGGGCCTCGTACGCGATGGACGGCGGATGGAGCGCGCGATGA
- a CDS encoding LysR family transcriptional regulator has translation MAHFPAPPLSADDLLVLLAVARTGRYTTAGQQLGLNHTTIARRIAALEAQLGGRVLSREDGGWELTPLGTRALAAAESVERALDGLDARDDERVAGLIRLSATDGFSGFVAAPAMAELQERHPDVRLEIITGTRQASQQRTGADLEVVVGRPQVRRARAVHLADYALGLYASRDYLRRHPTPQTLDDLTGKPLVYFIESMLHVDSLDDARRAVPGMTDAVASTNVYVHVDATRGGAGFGLLPAFLADPHDDLVRLLPDLVAQRLPYWLVARPEALRQPAVAAFLEALDRRLQAVRPQLLGER, from the coding sequence ATGGCGCATTTCCCCGCACCGCCGCTGAGCGCGGATGACCTCCTGGTGCTCCTCGCGGTCGCGCGCACCGGCCGCTACACGACCGCCGGCCAGCAGCTGGGGCTCAACCACACCACGATCGCCCGACGCATCGCCGCGCTCGAGGCGCAGCTGGGTGGGCGGGTGCTCTCGCGCGAAGACGGCGGATGGGAGCTGACCCCGCTCGGCACCCGCGCCCTCGCCGCGGCGGAGAGCGTGGAGCGGGCGCTCGACGGCCTCGACGCCCGCGACGACGAGCGCGTGGCAGGGCTCATCCGCCTCTCAGCGACCGACGGCTTCAGCGGATTCGTCGCCGCACCGGCGATGGCGGAGCTGCAGGAGCGGCATCCCGATGTGCGCCTAGAGATCATCACCGGCACGCGGCAGGCCTCGCAGCAGCGCACCGGAGCCGACCTCGAGGTCGTGGTGGGCCGCCCGCAGGTGCGTCGCGCCCGCGCCGTGCATCTCGCCGACTACGCGCTGGGGCTGTATGCGAGCCGCGACTATCTGCGCCGGCATCCGACGCCGCAGACGCTCGACGATCTCACCGGCAAGCCCCTCGTGTACTTCATCGAATCGATGCTGCACGTCGACTCGCTCGACGATGCGCGTCGCGCCGTGCCGGGGATGACGGATGCCGTCGCCAGCACCAACGTGTACGTGCACGTGGATGCGACCCGCGGCGGCGCCGGGTTCGGACTGCTCCCCGCGTTCCTCGCCGATCCGCACGACGACCTCGTGCGGCTGCTGCCCGATCTCGTCGCGCAGCGTCTGCCGTACTGGCTGGTCGCTCGCCCGGAGGCGCTGCGTCAGCCCGCGGTCGCCGCGTTCCTGGAGGCGCTCGATCGCCGACTGCAGGCGGTGCGCCCCCAGCTTCTCGGCGAGCGCTGA
- the rlmN gene encoding 23S rRNA (adenine(2503)-C(2))-methyltransferase RlmN, producing MTEPTRIRSTGPATPQVRPATEGWTQQKDAEGRPLLQFASPKRGKPPVHLADLTPAERVEKVKELGLPGFRAKQLSTHYFRHYTSDPEQMTDLPADTREQLVAGMLPPLLTEVRRLETDRGDTIKFLWRLHDGALVESVLMRYPGRITLCVSSQAGCGMNCPFCATGQAGLTRNMSTAEIVEQIVRANRLIAEGGLGGKTLRQAQGPGQTPERVSNIVFMGMGEPLANYKRVMDAVRIMVAPQPDGLGMSARGITVSTVGLVPAIKKLADEGIPVTFALSLHAPDDHLRDELIPVNSRWKVDEALDAARYYYEKTGRRVSIEYALIKDMNDHAWRADLLAEKLNERGRGWVHVNPIPLNPTPGSIWTASEKDVTNEFVRRLNDAGIPTTLRDTRGKEIDGACGQLVATTEDEAASAATA from the coding sequence ATGACTGAGCCCACTCGCATCCGTTCCACGGGTCCCGCCACGCCGCAGGTGCGCCCGGCGACGGAGGGATGGACCCAGCAGAAGGATGCCGAAGGGCGTCCGCTCCTGCAGTTCGCCAGCCCCAAGCGCGGCAAGCCGCCGGTGCACCTGGCCGACCTCACGCCCGCCGAGCGCGTCGAGAAGGTCAAGGAGCTCGGGTTGCCCGGCTTCCGCGCCAAGCAGCTGTCGACCCATTACTTCCGTCACTACACGTCGGACCCCGAGCAGATGACCGACCTCCCGGCCGACACCCGCGAGCAGCTCGTCGCCGGGATGCTGCCGCCGCTGCTCACCGAGGTGCGGCGCCTCGAGACCGACCGTGGCGACACCATCAAGTTCCTGTGGCGCCTGCACGACGGCGCGCTGGTCGAGTCCGTGCTCATGCGCTACCCCGGCCGCATCACGCTGTGCGTGTCGAGCCAGGCGGGCTGCGGCATGAACTGCCCGTTCTGCGCCACCGGTCAGGCCGGCCTGACGCGCAACATGTCGACCGCCGAGATCGTCGAGCAGATCGTGCGTGCGAACCGGCTGATCGCCGAGGGCGGCCTCGGCGGCAAGACCCTTCGACAGGCTCAGGGACCGGGTCAGACACCGGAACGTGTCTCCAATATCGTCTTCATGGGCATGGGGGAGCCGCTCGCCAACTACAAGCGCGTCATGGACGCGGTGCGCATCATGGTCGCGCCGCAGCCCGACGGCCTGGGCATGAGCGCCCGCGGCATCACGGTCTCGACCGTGGGCCTGGTGCCCGCGATCAAGAAGCTCGCGGACGAGGGCATCCCTGTGACCTTCGCACTGTCGCTGCATGCCCCCGACGACCATCTGCGCGATGAGCTCATCCCGGTGAACTCGCGCTGGAAGGTCGACGAGGCCCTCGACGCCGCCCGGTACTACTACGAGAAGACCGGTCGCCGCGTCTCGATCGAGTACGCGCTGATCAAGGACATGAACGATCACGCGTGGCGCGCCGACCTGCTCGCCGAGAAGCTCAACGAGCGCGGCCGCGGCTGGGTGCATGTGAACCCGATCCCGCTGAACCCGACGCCCGGATCGATCTGGACGGCATCCGAGAAGGATGTCACCAACGAGTTCGTGCGTCGGCTCAACGACGCCGGCATCCCGACGACCTTGCGCGACACCCGAGGCAAGGAGATCGACGGGGCCTGCGGGCAGCTCGTCGCGACCACCGAGGACGAGGCCGCCTCGGCCGCGACGGCCTGA
- a CDS encoding ribosomal protein L7/L12 — MDIVWVVGIVIALIVVVIILNAAFKGMRPKAPQAQVYTPTAATPRSAPATSAMSTVSGLTPPVIAEIDRLVAAGQKINAIKMLRDHSGLGLKDAKDRIEHWSVSTTAPHLAAVSNAGAAYSSITPAAATPSSVRAALPASVVAEIDRLVAEGQPIVAIKLVREHTGLGLKESKNVIDAWGPHRIR, encoded by the coding sequence ATGGACATCGTCTGGGTCGTCGGGATCGTCATCGCGCTGATCGTGGTCGTGATCATCCTGAACGCCGCATTCAAGGGAATGCGGCCGAAGGCGCCGCAGGCTCAGGTGTACACGCCGACCGCCGCGACGCCGCGTTCAGCTCCCGCAACCTCTGCGATGTCGACCGTCTCCGGCCTCACCCCGCCCGTGATCGCCGAGATCGATCGACTGGTGGCCGCGGGGCAGAAGATCAATGCCATAAAGATGCTGCGCGACCACTCCGGCCTCGGTCTGAAGGATGCGAAGGACCGCATCGAGCACTGGTCGGTCAGCACCACCGCGCCCCACCTCGCCGCCGTCTCGAACGCCGGCGCCGCGTACTCCTCGATCACCCCGGCGGCGGCCACCCCCTCGTCGGTGCGCGCAGCGCTCCCGGCATCCGTGGTGGCGGAGATCGACAGGCTGGTCGCCGAAGGCCAGCCGATCGTCGCGATCAAGCTGGTGCGCGAGCACACGGGCCTGGGGCTGAAGGAGTCCAAGAACGTGATCGACGCCTGGGGCCCGCACCGCATCCGCTGA
- a CDS encoding bifunctional 4-hydroxy-2-oxoglutarate aldolase/2-dehydro-3-deoxy-phosphogluconate aldolase: MSDRLDRARTTGILAVLRAPSPELALEASEAIIRGGVTGIEVTFSTPDAPAVIRELIARHGDAAYIGAGTVTTPEQAALAADAGAEFLVSPGTLPALTRSMLDTGRVVMTGAMTPTEVMGALELGVDVVKIFPASLGGPSYLGALRGPFPDAPLMPTGGVSPDNLAAWFAAGAVAVGAGGDLANGASITASDWTDIEQRAARFTAALAATRG, encoded by the coding sequence ATGTCTGATCGTCTCGACCGCGCCCGCACCACCGGCATTCTCGCGGTGCTCCGCGCGCCCTCCCCCGAGCTCGCGCTCGAGGCATCCGAGGCGATCATCCGCGGCGGCGTCACCGGCATCGAGGTCACCTTCTCGACCCCCGACGCCCCCGCCGTGATCCGCGAGCTCATCGCCCGCCACGGCGACGCGGCCTACATCGGCGCGGGTACCGTGACGACGCCGGAGCAGGCCGCTCTCGCCGCCGACGCCGGAGCCGAGTTCCTGGTCAGCCCCGGCACGCTCCCCGCCCTCACCCGGTCGATGCTCGACACCGGTCGTGTCGTGATGACCGGGGCGATGACCCCCACCGAGGTCATGGGCGCGCTCGAGCTCGGCGTCGACGTCGTGAAGATCTTCCCGGCGTCCCTCGGCGGCCCGTCGTACCTCGGCGCGCTGCGCGGCCCGTTCCCCGACGCTCCCCTCATGCCGACCGGCGGCGTGAGCCCCGACAACCTCGCCGCCTGGTTCGCTGCCGGTGCCGTGGCGGTGGGTGCAGGCGGCGACCTGGCGAACGGCGCATCGATCACAGCCTCCGACTGGACAGACATCGAGCAGCGCGCGGCTCGCTTCACCGCTGCGCTCGCCGCCACACGCGGCTGA
- a CDS encoding sulfite exporter TauE/SafE family protein, whose amino-acid sequence MIGLEPWAWAALALAAVTIGISKTALPGGSILAIALFATVLPARTSTAAMLLLLIVGDVFALITYRRHAHWPTLLRLAPAVIAGLIAGFAFLALAGDGIVRRAIGVILLLMIAVTLWRRWRQNRTEVAAPAPGGLVLSGVYGTLGGFTTMVANAGGPVMSMYFLATRTPVQVFLGTSAWFFAIINLIKVPFLAGLGLFEGHVLLMDAVLAPLVVIGALAGIRLARRMDQRLFDRIVIALTIAGALYLLF is encoded by the coding sequence GTGATCGGGCTCGAGCCCTGGGCCTGGGCGGCACTCGCCCTCGCCGCGGTGACGATCGGCATCTCCAAGACCGCCCTGCCCGGCGGCAGCATCCTGGCGATCGCGCTGTTCGCGACCGTGCTGCCCGCGCGCACCTCCACGGCCGCGATGCTGCTCCTGCTGATCGTCGGCGATGTGTTCGCGCTCATCACCTACCGGCGTCATGCGCACTGGCCGACCCTGCTGCGCCTGGCGCCCGCCGTCATCGCGGGGCTGATCGCGGGATTCGCGTTCCTGGCCCTCGCCGGCGACGGCATCGTCCGCCGCGCGATCGGCGTGATCCTGCTGCTGATGATCGCGGTCACGCTGTGGCGCCGGTGGCGGCAGAATCGCACGGAAGTGGCCGCTCCCGCGCCCGGTGGCCTGGTGCTCTCCGGCGTCTACGGCACGCTCGGCGGCTTCACCACGATGGTCGCGAACGCGGGCGGCCCCGTGATGTCGATGTACTTCCTCGCCACTCGCACTCCGGTGCAGGTGTTCCTGGGCACCTCGGCCTGGTTCTTCGCGATCATCAACCTGATCAAGGTGCCGTTCCTGGCGGGCCTCGGTCTCTTCGAGGGACACGTACTGCTGATGGATGCCGTGCTGGCCCCGCTCGTGGTCATCGGCGCGCTCGCCGGCATCCGCCTGGCCCGGCGCATGGATCAGCGCCTGTTCGACCGCATCGTGATCGCCCTGACCATCGCGGGCGCGCTGTATCTGCTGTTCTGA
- a CDS encoding SDR family oxidoreductase: protein MSLAGKTILMSGGSRGIGLAIALRAAADGANIAMLAKTDTPHPKLEGTIHTAADQIRAAGGHALPIVGDVRDDDDITEAVLKTQGEFGGIDIVINNASVIDLSRSLELGAKKYDLMQDVNVRGTFMLSRAAVPILKDAENPHILSLSPPLNPTPKWLGAHTGYTLAKFGMTMATLGLAAEFARDGIAANTLWPRTTIATAAVQNLLGGDKVMAASRTPDIYADAAYAVLCKPAREYTGQTLIVEDVLEAEGVTDFSGYAAIPGTPDSALFPDIFLD, encoded by the coding sequence ATGTCCCTTGCAGGCAAGACCATCCTGATGTCAGGCGGCAGCCGCGGCATCGGGCTCGCGATCGCGTTGCGTGCCGCGGCAGACGGCGCGAACATCGCGATGCTCGCGAAGACCGACACCCCGCATCCGAAGCTCGAGGGCACGATCCACACGGCGGCCGACCAGATCCGCGCCGCGGGAGGCCACGCCCTGCCGATCGTGGGCGATGTGCGCGACGACGACGACATCACCGAAGCGGTGCTGAAGACGCAGGGCGAGTTCGGCGGCATCGACATCGTCATCAACAACGCCAGTGTGATCGACCTCTCGCGTTCGCTCGAACTCGGCGCGAAGAAGTACGACCTCATGCAGGACGTCAACGTGCGCGGGACGTTCATGCTCTCGCGCGCCGCGGTGCCGATCCTCAAGGATGCCGAGAACCCGCACATCCTCTCGCTCTCGCCGCCGCTGAACCCCACGCCGAAGTGGCTCGGTGCGCACACCGGCTACACGCTTGCGAAGTTCGGGATGACGATGGCCACGTTGGGCCTCGCCGCAGAGTTCGCGCGCGACGGCATCGCGGCGAACACGCTGTGGCCGCGCACCACGATCGCCACCGCGGCGGTGCAGAACCTGCTCGGCGGCGACAAGGTCATGGCCGCGAGCCGCACTCCCGACATCTACGCGGATGCCGCCTACGCGGTGCTGTGCAAGCCGGCGCGCGAGTACACCGGGCAGACGCTGATCGTGGAGGACGTGCTCGAGGCCGAGGGAGTGACGGACTTCTCGGGGTACGCCGCGATCCCCGGCACACCGGACAGCGCGCTGTTCCCCGACATCTTCCTGGACTGA
- a CDS encoding SDR family NAD(P)-dependent oxidoreductase: MQISGQGALITGGASGLGLATARRIVAAGGHVTIIDLASSRGAEIADELGGLFVAADVTSVDEVQAAVATAQAAAPLRIVVNCAGIAPPAKVLDREGNPAVLADFERVIRINLVGTFNVISQASAVIAKSELHDEERGVIVNTASVAAFDGQIGQPAYSASKGGVHAMTLPVARELARYGIRVCTIAPGIMETPMLMGLPQAAQDSLGQQVPFPSRLGRPDEYAALVQQIVENGYLNGETIRLDGAIRMAPR; encoded by the coding sequence ATGCAGATCAGCGGTCAAGGCGCGCTCATCACCGGAGGCGCCTCCGGGCTCGGGCTGGCCACCGCCAGGCGGATCGTCGCGGCCGGCGGACACGTCACGATCATCGACCTCGCCTCGTCGAGGGGTGCCGAGATCGCGGACGAGCTCGGTGGGCTCTTCGTCGCGGCGGACGTGACCAGCGTCGACGAGGTCCAGGCCGCTGTCGCCACCGCGCAGGCCGCCGCGCCGCTGCGCATCGTCGTGAACTGCGCAGGGATCGCCCCACCGGCCAAGGTGCTCGACCGCGAGGGCAATCCTGCGGTGCTCGCCGACTTCGAACGCGTGATCCGCATCAACCTCGTCGGCACGTTCAACGTCATCTCACAGGCCTCTGCCGTGATCGCGAAGAGCGAGCTGCACGACGAGGAGCGCGGCGTCATCGTGAACACCGCGAGCGTCGCCGCGTTCGACGGCCAGATCGGCCAGCCCGCCTACTCCGCCTCCAAGGGCGGCGTGCACGCCATGACCCTCCCCGTGGCGCGCGAGCTCGCCCGCTACGGCATCCGGGTCTGCACGATCGCTCCCGGCATCATGGAGACGCCGATGCTGATGGGGCTCCCGCAGGCCGCGCAGGACTCCCTGGGTCAGCAGGTCCCCTTCCCGTCGCGGCTCGGCCGCCCCGACGAGTACGCCGCGCTCGTGCAGCAGATCGTCGAGAACGGCTATCTCAACGGCGAGACCATCCGCCTCGACGGCGCCATCCGCATGGCACCGCGCTGA
- a CDS encoding energy-coupling factor transporter transmembrane component T family protein, with the protein MTIAESTRTVWLDGVNPVTKLVLAVLLSVPLFASIDVTSALAAIALQLLCLPLTGLRLRTVLKRLLPIVIFAPIAGISMLLYAEPAGHIYFTFGFATISDDSITLAIAVSLRVIALGLPTILLFGGTDPTQLADALAQVAKLPSRFVLGILAGTRMLGLFLDDWRTMSLARRARGVGDRGVLRRFFSMAFVLLVFAVRRGSKLALAMEARGFGSGIPRTWSRPSRLHPRDAVALLGGVAIMGLALTAAIVVGTFRFVWS; encoded by the coding sequence ATGACCATCGCCGAGAGTACGCGGACCGTCTGGCTCGACGGCGTGAACCCCGTGACCAAGCTGGTGCTCGCGGTGCTGCTGTCGGTGCCGCTGTTCGCGTCGATCGACGTCACGAGCGCTCTGGCCGCGATCGCACTGCAGCTGCTCTGCCTCCCGCTGACCGGGCTGCGGTTGCGCACGGTGCTGAAACGGCTGCTGCCGATCGTGATCTTCGCGCCGATCGCCGGTATCAGCATGCTGCTCTACGCCGAGCCGGCCGGGCACATCTACTTCACGTTCGGGTTCGCGACCATCAGCGACGATTCGATCACGCTGGCGATCGCGGTCAGCCTGCGTGTGATCGCGCTCGGGTTGCCCACGATCCTGCTGTTCGGCGGTACCGACCCCACCCAGCTCGCGGATGCCCTCGCTCAGGTCGCGAAGCTGCCGAGCCGCTTCGTGCTCGGCATCCTCGCCGGCACCCGGATGCTGGGACTCTTCCTCGATGACTGGCGCACCATGAGCCTGGCGCGCCGAGCGCGCGGCGTGGGCGACCGCGGGGTGCTGCGCCGGTTCTTCTCGATGGCGTTCGTGCTGCTGGTGTTCGCGGTGCGCCGCGGCTCGAAGCTGGCGCTGGCGATGGAGGCGCGCGGCTTCGGCTCCGGCATCCCGCGCACGTGGTCGCGGCCGTCGCGACTGCATCCGCGCGACGCCGTCGCCCTGCTCGGGGGAGTCGCGATCATGGGGCTCGCGCTCACGGCCGCGATCGTCGTGGGAACCTTCCGCTTCGTCTGGAGCTGA
- a CDS encoding ABC transporter ATP-binding protein: MTFAAPARVQAAGWGWRYAGRKRPAVADVSFTIEPGERVLLLGASGAGKSTLLAGLAGVLGDDDEGERTGSLRVDGAAPESRRGQVGLVLQDPDAGIVLSKVGDDVAFGCENLGVPASDIPVRVAEALDAVGLDVPLQRPTKALSGGQKQRLVLAGVLAMRPGLLLLDEPTANLDPEGVREVRASVERAVSASGATLIVVEHRTPIWVDLMTRVIVLAADGGLLADGAPERVFAEHGAVLADAGVWVPDRGIDLPVLEQVAASDVLTASGLAVAREPRVVVQSGLELHVPRANATVITGPNGAGKSTLALTLAGLIPEQAGEVRAAPELAGRRGVRPIRWTSRELLTRIGMVFQEPEHQFLAQTLRDELAVCPRALGWDQTRTDAVVDELLERLGLAPLALANPFTLSGGQKRRLSVATVLAGAPEVIVLDEPTFGQDRRGWISLVALLQEEIARGRSVIAVTHDDAVVRHLGGHRIELAAAS, from the coding sequence GTGACCTTCGCCGCCCCGGCCCGCGTGCAGGCTGCGGGCTGGGGGTGGCGTTACGCCGGGCGCAAGCGGCCGGCGGTCGCCGACGTGAGCTTCACGATCGAGCCGGGCGAGAGGGTGCTGCTGCTCGGTGCCTCCGGCGCGGGCAAGTCCACGCTGCTCGCAGGCCTCGCGGGTGTGCTCGGCGACGACGACGAAGGCGAGCGCACCGGTTCGCTCCGCGTGGATGGCGCCGCGCCCGAGTCCCGTCGAGGACAGGTGGGTCTGGTGCTGCAGGATCCGGATGCCGGGATCGTGCTGTCGAAGGTCGGCGACGACGTGGCATTCGGGTGTGAGAACCTCGGCGTCCCCGCATCCGACATCCCCGTCCGCGTGGCCGAGGCGCTGGACGCCGTCGGGCTCGATGTGCCGCTGCAGCGACCGACCAAGGCGCTGTCGGGCGGACAGAAGCAACGGCTGGTACTGGCCGGCGTGCTGGCGATGCGCCCCGGCCTGCTACTGCTCGACGAGCCGACCGCGAACCTCGACCCCGAGGGTGTGCGCGAGGTGCGCGCGAGTGTGGAACGGGCCGTCTCCGCGAGCGGGGCGACGCTGATCGTGGTGGAGCATCGCACCCCCATCTGGGTCGATCTGATGACGCGGGTCATCGTGCTCGCCGCCGACGGTGGTCTGCTCGCGGACGGTGCGCCCGAGCGGGTGTTCGCCGAGCACGGCGCCGTGCTGGCGGATGCCGGAGTCTGGGTGCCCGACCGGGGCATCGACCTTCCCGTGCTCGAACAGGTGGCAGCATCCGATGTGCTCACGGCATCCGGTCTCGCGGTCGCGCGCGAACCGCGCGTCGTGGTGCAGTCGGGGCTCGAGCTGCACGTGCCGCGTGCCAACGCGACGGTGATCACCGGGCCCAACGGTGCGGGCAAGTCCACGCTGGCGCTGACTCTCGCTGGTCTCATCCCCGAGCAGGCGGGGGAGGTGCGCGCCGCCCCCGAGCTCGCAGGGCGTCGCGGAGTGCGTCCGATCCGCTGGACATCGCGCGAACTGCTCACCCGCATCGGCATGGTGTTCCAGGAGCCGGAGCATCAGTTCCTCGCGCAGACCCTGCGGGATGAGCTCGCGGTCTGTCCGCGCGCGCTCGGCTGGGACCAGACGCGCACCGATGCCGTCGTCGACGAGCTGCTGGAGCGGTTGGGGCTCGCCCCGCTCGCCCTCGCCAACCCGTTCACCCTTTCGGGCGGTCAGAAACGAAGGCTGTCGGTGGCGACCGTGCTCGCGGGAGCACCGGAGGTGATCGTGCTCGACGAGCCGACGTTCGGGCAGGACCGACGCGGCTGGATCTCGCTCGTCGCGCTGCTGCAGGAGGAGATCGCACGTGGTCGATCGGTCATCGCGGTCACTCATGATGACGCCGTGGTCCGGCACCTGGGCGGGCATCGCATCGAGCTGGCGGCGGCCTCATGA
- a CDS encoding ECF transporter S component, translating to MSTSTSTSAQQSSAASKDLRRAPVWRWRVVDIVVAAVLGVAIGLVFWGWNTIGYAWFGAADALTPGLGGIAVGIWLLGGVVGGLVIRKPGAALVVELVAAIVSMLIGNVWGISTVLSGLVQGLGAEIIFALFLYRRFGIAVAALAGVGAAVAAWVFELFYGSSPNILKSLEFNTIYLVSVVVSGAILAGVVGWLLVRALAVTGALSRFAAGREHVREV from the coding sequence ATGAGTACGTCCACGTCCACATCCGCACAGCAGTCATCCGCTGCCTCGAAGGATCTTCGTCGCGCCCCGGTCTGGCGCTGGCGCGTCGTCGACATCGTCGTCGCCGCGGTCCTCGGTGTCGCGATCGGCCTCGTCTTCTGGGGCTGGAACACGATCGGCTACGCCTGGTTCGGCGCGGCCGATGCGCTGACCCCCGGTCTCGGCGGCATCGCCGTCGGCATCTGGCTGCTCGGCGGCGTGGTGGGCGGTCTCGTGATCCGCAAGCCCGGCGCCGCCCTGGTGGTCGAGCTGGTCGCCGCGATCGTGTCGATGTTGATCGGTAACGTCTGGGGCATCTCGACGGTTCTCTCCGGGCTCGTGCAGGGACTGGGCGCGGAGATCATCTTCGCGCTGTTCTTGTACCGCCGTTTCGGCATCGCGGTCGCAGCGCTCGCGGGTGTCGGCGCTGCCGTCGCCGCCTGGGTGTTCGAGCTGTTCTATGGAAGCTCACCGAACATTCTGAAGTCCCTCGAGTTCAACACGATCTACCTGGTCAGCGTCGTGGTGTCGGGTGCGATCCTGGCCGGTGTCGTCGGTTGGTTGCTCGTGCGCGCCCTCGCGGTCACCGGTGCCCTCAGCCGCTTCGCCGCCGGGCGAGAGCACGTGCGCGAGGTCTGA